Proteins from a single region of Sediminitomix flava:
- a CDS encoding Crp/Fnr family transcriptional regulator yields MREKVLENFKAHLLEYSPSIEEIWDEIASLVEVNVYPAHEILLAQDEVCRHLYYVYEGLIRVYLYAKDKDITLSLMRENIFTSEYDSFDSEQPNELIFETLEKTTVVSMTKEVYLHLLDKHQGFGSVMGRFYKQRMREQFHFKNTFLTLTPYERYEYLMEKTPELFQRVPQQYLASYIGMTPVSFSRIKKRYAENNRSQS; encoded by the coding sequence ATGCGCGAGAAAGTTTTAGAGAATTTCAAAGCCCACTTGTTGGAGTACTCACCAAGTATTGAGGAGATATGGGATGAGATTGCCTCGTTGGTCGAGGTTAATGTTTATCCTGCGCATGAGATACTTTTAGCGCAAGATGAAGTCTGTCGTCATTTATATTATGTATATGAAGGACTCATTCGTGTTTACTTATATGCCAAAGATAAAGATATAACTCTCTCTCTTATGCGTGAAAATATCTTCACCTCTGAATATGATAGTTTTGACTCAGAACAACCTAATGAGTTAATTTTCGAAACACTCGAAAAAACAACAGTTGTTTCAATGACGAAAGAGGTTTATCTACACCTGTTAGATAAACATCAAGGATTTGGCTCTGTGATGGGACGTTTCTATAAACAGCGCATGAGAGAACAATTTCACTTCAAGAATACATTCTTAACACTCACACCTTATGAAAGGTATGAGTATCTGATGGAAAAGACGCCCGAATTATTTCAGCGTGTGCCTCAACAGTATTTAGCCTCATATATAGGAATGACTCCTGTCTCATTCAGTCGTATCAAAAAGAGATATGCGGAAAATAACCGTTCTCAATCTTAG
- a CDS encoding DUF1214 domain-containing protein: protein MKLRPIVLILFVLSVACKSQKKNTNEQQVLEQAWNTFYQTISEIEDKYLATKVYEMDSVHKAGAYELLQTQIAAQLSGAVSGGDGSYPHFRNLLDPGKRIGIDNPDTYYRAANISNFDGKTVYRIYGNRGNTADFLLEIFFPENPKGAISVMDDEEITFDENGNFEVYISANKTGENWIEFPKSDKVYMIISRHSHANWEKELSGNIYIERLGTEGKPSKNSSPTVLAKRITAAANILKYQGEFWPSFQRKIKLIGKNKAIAFKPTGEIGILTQYNSVGSFELENNDALVIKIPEIDAEYCGFQLTDFWAASPDWPNRQCSLSWGRNGKAQAYKSKDGYYYFVISKEDPQIQNWLDPCGMTAGVFVIRLQSVKQKDVKKIKPETTLVKLSELDTVLPRDIPSFNAEQRKKQISIRQEHVKRRYQTW, encoded by the coding sequence ATGAAACTAAGACCAATTGTACTGATACTATTTGTGCTTTCTGTAGCTTGTAAAAGCCAGAAAAAAAATACAAATGAACAGCAAGTGCTAGAGCAAGCTTGGAATACCTTTTATCAGACAATAAGTGAGATCGAAGATAAATATTTAGCTACAAAGGTTTATGAAATGGACTCTGTCCATAAAGCAGGGGCTTACGAATTACTTCAAACTCAAATTGCAGCACAATTATCAGGAGCCGTTTCGGGAGGTGATGGTTCATATCCACATTTTAGAAATCTTTTAGATCCAGGAAAAAGAATTGGAATAGACAACCCTGATACATATTACAGAGCTGCTAATATTTCTAATTTTGATGGTAAAACTGTATATCGGATATACGGAAACAGAGGTAATACTGCGGACTTTTTATTAGAAATTTTCTTTCCCGAAAACCCTAAAGGAGCTATTTCTGTAATGGATGATGAAGAAATTACTTTTGATGAAAATGGTAATTTCGAGGTATATATAAGTGCAAATAAAACAGGTGAAAACTGGATCGAATTCCCAAAATCAGATAAAGTATATATGATTATTTCCCGACATAGCCATGCTAATTGGGAAAAGGAACTATCAGGAAATATTTATATTGAAAGATTAGGAACAGAAGGTAAACCATCAAAGAATTCAAGCCCTACAGTTCTTGCGAAAAGAATAACAGCTGCCGCTAACATTTTAAAGTATCAAGGAGAGTTTTGGCCAAGTTTTCAGCGTAAAATTAAATTGATAGGAAAAAATAAAGCAATAGCTTTTAAACCAACTGGTGAGATTGGTATTCTGACACAATACAATTCTGTTGGTAGCTTTGAATTGGAAAATAATGATGCATTGGTCATAAAAATCCCTGAAATAGATGCCGAATATTGCGGCTTTCAATTAACAGATTTTTGGGCTGCTTCACCTGATTGGCCTAACAGACAATGTAGCCTTTCTTGGGGCAGAAATGGAAAAGCACAAGCCTATAAAAGTAAAGACGGTTACTATTATTTTGTAATCTCAAAAGAAGATCCTCAAATACAAAATTGGTTAGACCCTTGTGGTATGACTGCTGGAGTTTTTGTAATACGTCTGCAAAGTGTAAAACAAAAAGACGTAAAGAAAATAAAGCCTGAAACAACCCTCGTTAAACTAAGCGAATTAGACACTGTACTCCCAAGAGATATTCCTAGTTTTAATGCCGAACAACGAAAGAAACAGATTTCTATAAGACAAGAACATGTCAAAAGAAGATATCAAACATGGTAA